The nucleotide sequence GCATTCTGCTTCAAATTGTCTGCTATAATTCACATCATTATTCACATTGTGGAAATTATAGCGAACGGGAGCTGCGATGACGATCGGCGATACGATTCTGGAGATGCTTAAAGAAGAGATCAGCGAAGTTGAATACAACCGCTACGTCAAACAGATGAGCTTCCTTTCCAAGGCATCGCGCAGCGACCTTGCCGTGTTCGAAGTGCCCAACCCCCTCATTGCCAACTGGATCAAGAACCGCTATACAAACAAGATCGCCCACCTGTTCGAGCTCAAAACCGGCACCTCCAGGGAGGTCATCATAAGGGTGAAAAAACCCAAAGGGGCCACCGGCAAAAGCGGCGGCTCGGTTACATCGGCTCCGGTCGAAGCACCGAAACACTCCATGCTCAACCCCGCCTACACCTTTGAGAACTTCGTCGCCGGCAGCTCGAACCAGTTCGCCTATGCCGCGGCCAAGAGCGTCAGTGACCGTCCGGGGCAGGTCTACAACCCCCTCTTTATCTACGGCGGGGTGGGTCTGGGTAAAACCCACCTCATGCAGGCGATCGGCAACGTGGGGCTGCTGCAGGGCAAAACCGTCGTCTACACCTCCGTCGAGCAGTTCGTCAACGACTTTACGCGCCATCTGCGCAACCAGACCATGGACCGCTTCAAGGAGAAATACCGCCAGTGCGATCTGCTCCTGATCGACGACGTCCAGTTCCTCAGCAACAAGATCCAGACCCAGGAGGAGTTTTTTCACACCTTCGAAACCCTGCGCAGCGAAGGCAAACAGATCGTCCTCACCGCCGACAAACCCCCCAAGCGCATCGCGGGCCTCGAAGCGCGGCTGCAGAGCCGGTTCGAATGGGGCCTCGTCGCCGATATCCAGCCCCCGGAACTGGAAACGAAGATCGCCATCATCCGGAAAAAGTGCGACATCAACCGTGTTATCCTCGGAGACGACGTCGTCAACTATATCGCCACCGTCATCGACAACAACACCCGCGAGATCGAGGGGATCCTCTCCAAGCTGCACGCCTACTCCCAGCTGATGCACCAGGAGATCACCCTGGACTTCGCCAAAAACGCCCTGCGCGAACAGCTCCAGGAGAAGAGCGACAATATCTCCATCGACGGCATCATGAAAACCATCGCCAAAGAGCTCAACGTCAAACCCAGCGAGATCCGCTCCAAAAGCCGCAGCCGCAACATCGTCGCCGCCCGCCGCGTCGCCATCTACCTCGCCCGGGAACTGACCCCCATGTCCATGCCGCAGATCGCCCAGTATTTCGGGATGAAAGACCACAGCACCGTCAGCCATACGATGAAAAAGATCCACCAGCTTCTCGA is from Sulfurimonas sp. HSL-1656 and encodes:
- the dnaA gene encoding chromosomal replication initiator protein DnaA encodes the protein MTIGDTILEMLKEEISEVEYNRYVKQMSFLSKASRSDLAVFEVPNPLIANWIKNRYTNKIAHLFELKTGTSREVIIRVKKPKGATGKSGGSVTSAPVEAPKHSMLNPAYTFENFVAGSSNQFAYAAAKSVSDRPGQVYNPLFIYGGVGLGKTHLMQAIGNVGLLQGKTVVYTSVEQFVNDFTRHLRNQTMDRFKEKYRQCDLLLIDDVQFLSNKIQTQEEFFHTFETLRSEGKQIVLTADKPPKRIAGLEARLQSRFEWGLVADIQPPELETKIAIIRKKCDINRVILGDDVVNYIATVIDNNTREIEGILSKLHAYSQLMHQEITLDFAKNALREQLQEKSDNISIDGIMKTIAKELNVKPSEIRSKSRSRNIVAARRVAIYLARELTPMSMPQIAQYFGMKDHSTVSHTMKKIHQLLEEDENFKVKINELHNKITAMPPESV